One Xiphophorus couchianus chromosome 1, X_couchianus-1.0, whole genome shotgun sequence genomic region harbors:
- the LOC114146242 gene encoding uncharacterized protein LOC114146242: protein MYRGEIFAYPLYLQQRLANRRITFFCMDVTCKYWPYLEKVSKSCPELQHLLQMKPFLSVFHAKAHDFKCEAKWSGAYQDGAGLTLGEEVEQCNAFLSRIAVTTKHMSKAGRTDMLTLMAMRWNQQKLDNLATSLTRRYQKATKALQKQHQNLESLKIELLVTDSQLDDWVHDIKEWAKATSSTTYPDSLAGRIEVLAASIKRRSQRLYKNIDGNKARAKARRKIRQEKNILALALENYKTVTGTEALSLEEILSGDTALPWQQSDSDSVSLATKRRAFDGIMTVKRLEEEKRILIGEMDRHWKSLSSYKDALKELPRLLSRGKFKSSSCSLTDEALRGLQSIILRELQHLKQMKLQAREHYLQTLSGAESVSFDDTSDDDFGSDSEASDNK, encoded by the exons ATGTATAGGGGTGAGATATTTGCATACCCCTTGTACTTGCAGCAAAGGCTGGCCAACAGACGGATCACATTTTTTTGCATGGATGTAACATGCAAGTACTGGCCATATCTTGAGAAAGTATCGAAAAGCTGTCCTGAGCTCCAACACCTGCTTCAAATGAAGCCATTCCTCTCCGTGTTCCATGCCAAAGCCCATGACTTCAAATGTGAG GCTAAGTGGAGTGGAGCATATCAAGATGGTGCTGGCTTGACTCTAGGGGAAGAAGTTGAGCAGTGCAATGCATTTCTCTCAAGGATTGCTGTTACGACAAAACATATGTCAAAAGCTG GACGGACAGACATGCTGACTCTTATGGCCATGCGCTGGAATCAGCAAAAACTTGACAACTTGGCCACCTCACTAACCCGTCGATATCAGAAG GCCACAAAAGCTCTTCAAAAACAACATCAGAACTTGGAGTCCTTAAAAATTGAGCTTTTGGTGACTGACAGTCAACTTGATGACTGGGTCCATGATATTAAGGAGTGGGCAAAAG CAACATCTAGCACAACTTATCCGGACTCCTTGGCAGGCAGAATTGAGGTTCTGGCTGCGAGCATCAAAAGGCGATCTCAGCGTCTTTATAAAAACATAGACGGAAACAAAGCTCGTGCCAAGGCTCGTCGCAAAATAAGACAGGAGAAAAACATCTTAGCATTGGCTTTAGAAAACTACAAGACTGTTACAGGCACAGAAGCACTATCTTTAGAAGAGATCCTGTCCGGTGACACAGCATTGCCATGGCAGCAATCAGACAGTG ACTCTGTCAGTCTTGCCACAAAAAGGAGGGCATTCGATGGCATTATGACAGTAAAGAGACTGGAAGAGGAAAAGAGGATCCTCATAGGAGAGATGGACCGTCATTGGAAATCTCTGTCATCCTATAAAGATGCTCTAAAGGAGCTTCCCCGCCTGTTATCGAGAGGCAaatttaaaa GTTCGTCCTGTTCCCTAACTGATGAAGCTCTAAGAGGTCTCCAGAGCATCATCCTCAGAGAGCTACAGcacttaaaacaaatgaaactgcAGGCAAGAGAACATTATCTACAGACTTTGTCAGGAGCAGAAAGTGTTAGTTTTGATGATACTTCTGATGACGACTTTGGTAGTGACTCGGAAGCTTCTGATAATAAATAG